Within Mucilaginibacter inviolabilis, the genomic segment CAACCGCTTGTTGCAGCTCCTTTAGCTCTTCTGCCAATAGTTCAATGCGCAATTGACTGCGTTCTTTGGAAGGAATAGCCGGTTCGGCAACAATGGGGTGTTTAAAAGTGGTATGAAATTCCGCTACCTGGTTTAAGGAGTTTAAATCTTTGATCATCATATAAAAACAATATAAGCGCTGCTAAGTTATCAATTAACCCAAAAGCTTTCAAAAAATGATTGTTCACAAAAAGCAAAATGTCGCATGATACAATCATTTATATCATACATATTCATTAATCCAACCATCATAAAATCTGGTTAAGCTGATTAATAATATACAATTAATATTAAAAGCTAATGGTAGATCGCTAAAAATGAACATAATAGTCAATTTATCTTGTTAATAATTAATTAACATTAACTATCTTTATTAACATAAACATAATATTAAAATCACTGTTTATTAACTTAGCTTTGTGCCGAAAATTAATTTCAAAAAACACTCAGAATTTCCTTGTCCAGTAATATGAAAAACGATAAAAATAAGACAGCCACTAAAGAAGCCCGTAAGGCTCTTAAGAAACAATTAAACGATAAACTGTTTGCACAGATCAAAACCGTAGTAAGCGAATTTGAATCAGACCTAAAAAAGGTGAACAAAGCTATTGAAAAAGCCTCAAAAAACCTGGCCAAAACATTAGCTGCAAAAATTGGTGAAAACACGGCTCCTGCTAAAAAAGTAGCAGTTCCACAAGCACTTGTTACCAAAGACAAAAAAGTAGCAGTTCCACAAGCGCTTGCTGCTAAAGATAAAAAAGTAGCAGTTCCACAGGCACTTGCCACTAAAACGGCTGCAGCGCCAAAAGTTGCCGCCGCTAAAAAACCGGCAGCGACACCGGCTCCAGCTCCTGCAAAAACCGCAGCCAAACCAGCTGCAAAAAAGGAAACAACACCTAAAGCGTAAGTTTTATATAACTATATACAGAGTATAATTATGCTCAAAAATAAGCAAGACCCGAAAAGAGTCTTGCTTATTTTTTTGCCAAATTTCTATCTTAAGCCGTCACCAATATCAACTACTAAACCTGTTTACCCCTCGCATTCCGCCTGTTTCTACCTATCGTAGTGGTAAAGTAGTGCCCAATTAATACAATCCGGATCATTTCCCTTTTAGATTTGCTTGAAGGCATATAAAACAAATTTGCTTAACTTATACTCGTGTATTGATCTGCATAAAGCAAACCTGGTTGGCTAAAAGTTAATACACGTACCTATTCATATTTCACAGTTAAACCCTTTTAAATGCAACAGCTACCTAAGCGCCTTTTATCTATCGATGTGCTGCGAGCCATCACTATGCTATTGATGATATTTGTTAACGACGCCAGCGGTGTAAAAAACATCCCCGGATGGATAGACCATGCACCGGGTAAAGCAGATGCCATGGGTTTTGCCGATACCATATTCCCGGCGTTCCTTTTCATTGTAGGTTTGTCGTTACCCTTCGCTATCAAAAACAGGCTCAATAAAGGCGATTCTTTCACCTCTATTTTAATATACATACTTACCCGCAGTGCGGCATTGCTCATCATGGGGTTTTATCATGTAAACCTGGAAAGCTACAGCAATACTTCTGTGTTACCCAAAGCACTTTGGGCGATATTGATTACGCTGGCCTTTTTCCTGATATGGCTGGATTATCCCGAAACCATGGCCAAAGCCAAAAGATACACTTTACAAGGACTAGGGATAGCCATACTAATTGCCATGGCCGTTGTATATAAAGGGAATGACGACGGCGAAATTACCGGTATGCGCCCCGAATGGTGGGGAATACTGGGCATTATTGGCTGGGCCTATCTTATATGTGCCATTGTTTACTTACTGGCAAAAGGCAAACTGAACATTATTCTTCCGATACTGCTGTTATTTGTAGCTATCAATATAGCCCGGCATACTGGCATCATCCATAAAAGATTATTCCTGATCGGCGATGCCTCATCACTCTGTTTAACCATGGGCGGCATTGTAATATCAGAGTTATATGCACGCCTGGTTACTCTTGGCAAAACGCAGCGCATGTGGCTCATTTTTGGGCTTACTGGTGTAGTGTTAATCGTATTAGGATTGGTGATACGCCCCTACACGCAAGGCATCTCCAAGATCCGCTCTACTCCTGCCTGGATATTTATTTGCAGTGGTATTACCATCCTGGTATTTGAGCTGATGATTTACCTGGTTGATGTAAAGGGCAAAAAAAATTGGTTCAAATGGATATGGCCAGCGGGTACCAGTACGCTTACCTGTTACCTGATGCCTTATTTCCAGGTTTTTCTGCTGATGCTTTTCCATATTAATTATCCGGATATTTTCAATTCGGGCATTATCGGCCTGGCCCGTTCTATGGCCACCGCGTTTATATTGATTGCCCTCGTTGGACTGATGGAAAAAAAGCGGATCAGACTCAAAATCTAATAAACACTTATACCATACTTAAACCTCATTATAAAATGATCAACCTAAAATTTCACAAACATCTACTGGCTAAAGCACTGCTTTGTTTATTGCCATTTTTATTACCTGCCATTACGCTCCGGGCACAAAAAGCAACCAAGAAACCTAAATATGTAATTATTGGGTACGTTGGCGGTTATAAAGGTGTAGCCAACATGGAAATGGTGAACCCCGAAAAACTGACCCACATTAACTATGCTTTTGTCAACGTAAAAAACAACCGGGCCTTTTTAAGTCACGAAAGAACGGATACCATTAATTTCCGGAACCTGGTACAGCTTAAAAAGCGTAATCCTGCACTTAAAGTGCTCATATCTATAGGCGGTTGGACCTGGAGCGGCAACTTCTCCGATGCAGTATTGACCGATACCGCTCGCGAAGCTTTCTCGGCCAGCGCGGTAGCCATCATTAAAAAATTTGATCTTGACGGTATTGATATCGACTGGGAGTACCCCGGTATGGCTGGCAACACCGGTAATACTTATCGCCCCGAAGATAAGGTAAACTATACGCTGATGTTTAAAGCCCTGCGACATGACCTGGATATACTGGAAAAACAGGCGGGCAAAAAGCTGCTGTTGACTACGGCGGTTGGAGGGTTTAAACGTTTTTTAGATCATACCGAAATGGATAAAGCTCAGCAATATTTGGACTATATAAACCTCATGACATATGATTATTTCCAGGATGGATCAGGCATCGCAGTTCATCATACCAACCTGTACGCCTCCAAACAATACCAGACAGAAAACTATGCCGATAAAGCTGTATCCGATTTTATTGCCGCCGGTGTGCCTGCCAGCAAATTGGTATTAGGCGTGGCTTTTTATGGTAGATCCTCAAAAGTACTGGATGTTGCCCAGAATGGGTTGGGGATGAAAAGGGCAGAATATGTACATGTGGGAGGTTATACACTGATCAAAGACAGTTTGCTAAACCGCAATGGTTTTAAATATTATCGCGACCGCAATGCTGATGCCCCTTACCTATTCAACGCGGCTACCAAACAATTTATATCATATGATGATGAATGGTCGATAAAAGCTAAATGCCATTATCTGATCAAACATAAAATGGCCGGGGTGATGTTTTGGGAATATGCTGATGATAAAAAGGAATATTTGCTTAATGAAATAGATGCAAGATTGAAGGCGAAGTAAAAGAGAAGTTCGTTATTCACAGTTTTAAAGCTCATAAAGAATATGTCATTGCGAGCGCAGCGTGGCAATCTCCTCGCTTGCATATTAAACGCGAGGAGATTGCTTCGTCGTTCCTCCTCGCAATGACATATTTTTTATAAGTGATTGATTTTGTGCCTCATCTGCACATCTGGAATTTGCACATTTGCACATCTACTTCCTCCCCAACCACAGCACCGCATTCTCAAACAGTTTGTTCTGAATATCCGACGTAAATATCTGATCACCGTGGCCCATGTTGATGTACAGCATTTTGTATTTGGTATTCGTCCAAACTACCGGAATATCGCCCTCGCGGATGATGTCCTTTTTACCCAGGGGATAATTTGCCGGATCGAGCGTGACCAAAACTTTAATGTCTTTGTTTAGCCGGGGACTTGGCTTCCACCCATACCATTCGTTGATGGGCGAAACAAAATGAGCAGGAATGCCTTTAGTCACCGCGTGTTTAGTATCATCAACCAGCAGTTTCGCCGGCAATGGGGGCCAACTGTTGTTATAAAAAACCGAGCTACCTAAAAAGCTCACAAACCAGGGCCATTTGGTATACTTATCGTTATACCCGGCTACATGAAAGCCGATCCAGGCGCCGCCATTATCCATATATTTTACAAAAGCGGTGCGCTGCTCTTCATTCTGCGGAAAATCATTTAGCCAGATGATTAACTGGTAATTTTTCAGATTATCATCGTTCAGATTTTTCCAGTTGGTGGTGGCCTCGAAAGTAAAGCCATCTTTAGCTGCCAGATCAGTAAAGTACTTAATGGCATCGTTGGCAAAATCAACATGATCTGATTCGACAGTGGTGGTGTAAAGGGCCAGCATTTTAAATTTAGATCCCTGGGCAAGCACTACAGTACAACACATAACGGTTATCAGCAGACAAAACAGTTTTTTAAACATCATATGAGTATTTATTATCAACATCATTTACCTGCAGCCCAAAAAATAGCGTTAGTGACCAATTTTACCCAGGCCGGATTATCCAGCAGGTTTGGCGAATGCCCCATGAAAATGTAAACGTTACGGGCCTTTTTCTGCTCGTTAGTCCAAACCACCGGATGGTCTCCCATTTTAATATCGCCTTGAGGATCGTAGGTTGATTCATCAACGCTGGCCAGCACATGCACATTGGGGCGCGGACTTTTATCATAGGTATACCACTCCTCCTGTTGTATCAGGAATGACGCAGGCACGCCTTTCATTACCGGGTGCTTTTTATCCTCAACATTTACCTTCCCTTTGGCAAAGGTGGCTATGTAATTTTTGAAGCTGATACCGCCCATAAAATTCGAGAACCATTGCCACTCATGATAACCATCAAACTCGCCCAGGAGCGTTGCGTGGTGAAAGCCAACCCAACCACCTTTACCTTCGTCGATATATTTCTGGAAGGCGGCCACAGCTTTATCGGTCCAGGCATAGGGGGCATAGTCTAATTGCAAAAACAATTGATACTGGCTCAAAAAGGCGTCGTCTATTTTGTCGGTATTTTGAATATAATCGATAG encodes:
- a CDS encoding histone, giving the protein MKNDKNKTATKEARKALKKQLNDKLFAQIKTVVSEFESDLKKVNKAIEKASKNLAKTLAAKIGENTAPAKKVAVPQALVTKDKKVAVPQALAAKDKKVAVPQALATKTAAAPKVAAAKKPAATPAPAPAKTAAKPAAKKETTPKA
- a CDS encoding DUF5009 domain-containing protein; translation: MQQLPKRLLSIDVLRAITMLLMIFVNDASGVKNIPGWIDHAPGKADAMGFADTIFPAFLFIVGLSLPFAIKNRLNKGDSFTSILIYILTRSAALLIMGFYHVNLESYSNTSVLPKALWAILITLAFFLIWLDYPETMAKAKRYTLQGLGIAILIAMAVVYKGNDDGEITGMRPEWWGILGIIGWAYLICAIVYLLAKGKLNIILPILLLFVAINIARHTGIIHKRLFLIGDASSLCLTMGGIVISELYARLVTLGKTQRMWLIFGLTGVVLIVLGLVIRPYTQGISKIRSTPAWIFICSGITILVFELMIYLVDVKGKKNWFKWIWPAGTSTLTCYLMPYFQVFLLMLFHINYPDIFNSGIIGLARSMATAFILIALVGLMEKKRIRLKI
- a CDS encoding ThuA domain-containing protein → MMFKKLFCLLITVMCCTVVLAQGSKFKMLALYTTTVESDHVDFANDAIKYFTDLAAKDGFTFEATTNWKNLNDDNLKNYQLIIWLNDFPQNEEQRTAFVKYMDNGGAWIGFHVAGYNDKYTKWPWFVSFLGSSVFYNNSWPPLPAKLLVDDTKHAVTKGIPAHFVSPINEWYGWKPSPRLNKDIKVLVTLDPANYPLGKKDIIREGDIPVVWTNTKYKMLYINMGHGDQIFTSDIQNKLFENAVLWLGRK
- a CDS encoding ThuA domain-containing protein: MKKLLLFICLGLFICFNVHAQTKHFRVLALYENGGHHIEFSKRAKVWLDKLAAEKGFTIDYIQNTDKIDDAFLSQYQLFLQLDYAPYAWTDKAVAAFQKYIDEGKGGWVGFHHATLLGEFDGYHEWQWFSNFMGGISFKNYIATFAKGKVNVEDKKHPVMKGVPASFLIQQEEWYTYDKSPRPNVHVLASVDESTYDPQGDIKMGDHPVVWTNEQKKARNVYIFMGHSPNLLDNPAWVKLVTNAIFWAAGK
- a CDS encoding glycoside hydrolase family 18 protein, which codes for MINLKFHKHLLAKALLCLLPFLLPAITLRAQKATKKPKYVIIGYVGGYKGVANMEMVNPEKLTHINYAFVNVKNNRAFLSHERTDTINFRNLVQLKKRNPALKVLISIGGWTWSGNFSDAVLTDTAREAFSASAVAIIKKFDLDGIDIDWEYPGMAGNTGNTYRPEDKVNYTLMFKALRHDLDILEKQAGKKLLLTTAVGGFKRFLDHTEMDKAQQYLDYINLMTYDYFQDGSGIAVHHTNLYASKQYQTENYADKAVSDFIAAGVPASKLVLGVAFYGRSSKVLDVAQNGLGMKRAEYVHVGGYTLIKDSLLNRNGFKYYRDRNADAPYLFNAATKQFISYDDEWSIKAKCHYLIKHKMAGVMFWEYADDKKEYLLNEIDARLKAK